A window of Halichoerus grypus chromosome 15, mHalGry1.hap1.1, whole genome shotgun sequence genomic DNA:
ACCCACAGCCGGCCACCCCCAAAGCGCTGCGTGTGCCCTTCAGACTCCTGGGGCAGGTGCCCGTGCCCTTGGGCCTTGTGGGTCAGCAGCTGGAGGACTGCCCAGGGACCTTGGTCCTGAGGCCATTCTGTGGTTGTCTGTTTTCTTGAGCAGGGCTTCCCATTTCCAGTATTAAAGGACGAATCATCATCAAGGCAGTGTAGACGCTCAGTGGCTCTGAGCCGCCCGGGCCCAACTGCTGGCCCGCGACCTTTAGTTCAGCTTTGACGCTAGCTTCTGCCCTCCCACCTGCGCCTCCCCCGTGCACCTGGGGGCTCCGTACACATGTAGGGACTGGGTTGACAAAAGGATGGACAAATAGAAATCTGTTTTGGCAATAGATTCCATCATTTTTACTGAGTCTGTAATGGGGAAATGAGCAAATGTGTCAATGCGAGTTCTTGCATTACACCAGATTTTTAAATAGAACCAGAATACCAGCAGCTTGccttagaaaaggagaaaggaactcCTTCTCCCCTCTGAACATGACGCAGAGAGACAGCCGCGTCAGAGAGCCTAGGGTGGGCGTCTCCCTGCGAGCTGGCGTCCTGGTCTCCCGGGCCTGTGGCGCGGCCGTccccgtctgtctgtctgtctgtcggAGCTGTTGGCATCGCCCGCGGCGAGCAGAGCGCTTCGTGTGCCCCGCGGGTCTCCTGAGTTTCCCCGTTGTGTGTAGGGAGCAGAGTAACACGGAGACGGTCACTTAATTTAGAGGATGTGGAGGGAAGGGCTGGGCACTGCAGCGGCCGGGCCGGACCCCGGGGCAGGAGCGGGAAGCGTCAGCCCGCCGCCCCCGTCGTTGCTCAGAGCCGCTCACTAGCATTCTGAGAAGGGAAGGCACATGATGACGTTTCCTAGCATCGGTGGCTAAAACAGGTTATGGGCTCTATGTTGTTAGTACTCCCAGAGGTACGTATTCCGTTTTCTTAAATTCCCTTTACAGAAGCCTAATTGTATGGTTTTGATTTCAGGTTGTAAACATTGAAAGTCTGCGGCGGCAGCTCCTGGTTCTGCCAGTTCTCTCTGTCATGTAATCAACTAACTTTGTATGTGGATTTCAGTGTAAAGCATGCATGTTACTTTGGTGTGTATTTAatcatgaaatttaattttgcacttatttgtaatgtttcttttaaataaaagtgactAATTTTGTTGtactctgtaaaaaaaaaaacaaaaacaaaacagaggcgcctgggtggctcagtcattaagcgtctgccttcggctcaggtcatgatctcagggtcctgggatcaagccctgcatccggctccctgctcagcggagagtctgcttctccctctccctctgcctgccactctgcctacctgtgctctctagctctctgtcaaataaataaaatccttaaaacaaaacaaacaaacaaaacaaaacaaaattggcaaGCTATTTCCTGCCatcaccctctccctcctcaggCATAGATAATTTGAGACTCTTAAAAAGTTCACCCTTTGATGCTTGTTGAGCCCAAACCATTTTATAAACTACCCCTCACAGTAAGTAGAACATTCAAGGTTAAAGAGGACTTAAACAGTAAGGCCTTGATTATTATCTTAGCCAAATCAACGTGGAGCAGATAGTTCTCCAGTTTGTGACTTGGAACCTGGAAAAACTAATCAGAAGTATCACATGAGACCAACATGTTCCTGAAAAAGGTAGTCATTCTCTATAAGCTGCCAGCCAAATTCATGTTGTTCTCTGGGTTATCACTGATTCAGGTCAATGCCCTGAAGGTATTCAAGGAGGAGGCAAAGCTGCCCCTAAGACCTCAGGTTACCGCTAATCTGCTCCAATTCATGGGAACCGAGGTCAGCTTCTCTGAGTACACTGGGGTGAGGACTGATGCGCACCGTGTGGACCTACCAGTTGGCAGAAGTGAAAGGGTCACAGAACTGTCAGTTACATAAATCTAGAGAGATCTCTGGACAATTTAGAAAATGCAACATACCCACACATACTTCCAACATTATAAAGAATCTCCCCACTGTAAAAGATTCAAATCAGGCAAATGGCTCCTCAAAGAGTTtccaccaggggcgcctgggtggctcagtcgttaagcgtctgccttcggctcaggtcatgatcccggggtcctgggatcgagccccgcatcgggctccctgctcggcgggaagcctgcttctccctctcccactcccccttcttgtgttccctctcttgctgtgtctctctgtcaaataaatatgtaaaatcttaaaaaaaaaaaaaagtttccaccAGTGGCATTACACTGAATAAGGAAATTGCATATTCATTATACAACCATGCCTTTCTCTAGTGTGAACTCTCCAATGTTGAGAGAGGTTAGATTTTCCcctaaaagatttcccacattcactgcactcataaGGTCGTTCTCCAGTGTGAACCCTGTGATGATAAGAAAGAGCAGTACGAGTgataaaagatttcccacattcactgcattcatgaggcctttctccagtgtgaactctgTGATGATAATGGAGGGCAGTACTACTTATAAAAGATTTCCCACACTCACTGCattcataaggcctttctcctgtgtgaattctctgatgataATGGAAGCTGGAACTAAAagtaaaagatttcccacattggTTGCATTTGTAAGGGCTTCCTCCATTATGAATTCTCTGGTGTATTGAGAGTGAATGTTTTTGTCtaaaggatttcccacattcactgcactcataaGGCCTCTCTCCTGTGTGACCTCTGTGATGATACCTGAGTGCAGAGCTAGAAGTAAAAGATTTCCCACACTCACTGCattcataaggcctttctcctcTGTGGGATCTCTGATGATAACTGAGGGCAGAGCGAGAGGTAAAAGATTTCTCACATTCACTGCACTCAAAAGGTTTTTCTCCAGAATGAACTCTATGATGATACTGGAGTTCATACCTACAaataaaagatttcccacattcattacactcATAAAACCTTTCACTTGAATGAACCTTTAGGTGCATATTGAGGCTATTTCTTCGGGTAAAGGACTtgccacattcactgcactcatgaggcctttctccagtgtgaactctgCGATGATATTGAAGAGCACTATGAGTgctaaaagatttcccacattcgTGGCACTCATgaggcctttctccagtgtgaactctgTGATGATAATGGAGGGCAGTACTACTTATAAAAGATTTCCCACACTCACTGCACTCGTAAGGCCTTTCTCCTGTATGAATTCTCTCATGATAATGGAAACTGGAACTACAAgaaaaagatttcccacatttgTTGCATTTGTAAGGGTTTCCTCTACTATGAATTTTCTGGTGTATTGAGAGAGAATGTTTTTGTCtaaaggatttcccacattcactgcactcataaGGCCTCTCTCCTGTGTGACCTCTGTGATGATACCTGAGTGCAGAGCTAGAAGTAAAAGATTTCCCACACTCACTGCattcataaggcctttctcctcTGTGTGATCTCTGATGATAACTGAGGGCAGAGCGATAggtaaaagatttcccacattcactgcactcaaAAGGTTTTTCTCCAGAGTGACTCCTATGATGATACTGGAGTTCATACCTACAaataaaagatttcccacattcactacaCTCATAAGGCCTTTCACCTGAGTGAACCTTTAGGTGCATATTGAGTCTATGTCTTCGGGTAAAGGACTtgccacattcactgcactcataaggcctttctccagtgtgaactctgTGGTGATAATGGAGAGTAGTATGAGTGCTAAAAGAtctcccacattcactgcacacAAAGGACTGTCTTCCAAGGTGGACACCCTGGTCctgaatatgtgtgtgtttgggacCAAAGGTGTTCTTGCATTCTCCCCAGGTGTCATGACTTTTTCTGCTTTGTAGAGTTGCCCTGCACTGGGTGATTTCCTTTGGATTCTCCCCAGTATGAGTGGCCTCTTGCTGCAGATGCCCTGAGCCAGACAGGAAGTCCTTCTGAACTTCTCCACAGGTAAAGGGCTTTCCTGAAGCATGGAATCCCCAGGTCTTCACAACAGAGGCCCTGTCCACACGGCTTCTGAAGGGTTCTGCACCCAcgtgctgctcctgctgctgctgaaACTTTACACTGAAATAAAACTGTTTCCCACAGGCCCCACACCTCAACAGTTTCtggctgttttcttttccctggtgCGCAGCCAAGTGGAAAATGTCTCTCAAGACTGGACCACACATCTCACAGGGGTGGGTCTTCCGGCAAGACTGAGCTGCCTTGGGCGTCCTGGTCTGTGACACGCCTACCAAAGTGCTCTGGGCAAAGGGTGCTTCCTCATCCTCTGCTCCACAGCAACAACCTGAAGGCAAAGAAGCGCTGGTGAAATTTGTGTTGACTATAGCGAGGGGGTGAGCCCATCACATACATCATCTGTCCTCCCTGGGCACAAGTTTATAGCATGCTTTTCCAGACACTGGAGATGAAATTCAATTGAAGGAGTGGCCACTGTGCATTACTGGGCCCCTAAGGTCAAAGTATTGTGGAGAGCACACTAGccagaaggaagagaggcaggctCTACAACTTGTTCTCTGCCCACAGCTTCATGTTGGCCTGTTTCATGGCTGAGTAGAAGGCTGTGGGAAAATCCACTCACAAGAAATTTGCTGCTGTTCAAGGTCAGTTTAAGTATATGTCAACATCTCACGGCAAACTGGGCAAGTGTGGATGCCAAAGTACACAGAAAGAGCAGTGAGAGAAATGGGTGAGATGTAGAGGCCTGAGAAGCACCGATTACCCCTGCACTGCAAGTCATGTAATTACAAAAGGAGTAGAGCCCAGAAGTCCACAAATTGTCAACAGtgaagaaggaaagacagaaacgGGGTGTGGCCATCGGCAATCACACCGAACTCTGGTTGAACAAACAAAGGTGCCCAGTATGATCTGAACACAGGCCTGATATCACACCTTTCCCAGCTGCCATTCATGAGAAACAGGGCCCCTGTGAGCTCACCTGTTCATGCCCGGAGCATGTCCATACTATGATACCCAAAGGACTCTTCCCTGTAAGCCCTCCTGAGCAACTACAGGGTACCAGGAGGATAGAAATAATGCAGGAAaagtgcgcctgggtggctccgtcagttgggcatccgaccCTTGATCACAGAGCAGGtcttgatcgcagggtcatgaattcaagccctgtgttggactccataCTGGGTATGGATCCtacttaagaaaagaaaggaaagaagaaaaagaaaagggcaaggaaagggcaaaggaaaggaaaggaaagggaaaggaaaaggaaagacaaggaaagaaatattAGAGGAAAACAGGCCAAGTGGATGGCCAGCACTGTCCCAGAGCTACTCAGGATACAAAGCACCCAGACAAGCATCCTATGTGACTGATGTCAGCAGGATGGTAGAATAGGAGATACCATCCTTCACCtcaacaaaaatgaattcaagagCTGTCCATGAATGACATTAGCTTCAGAGGGCTCAAAAATCCAATTAAGGCCAATTACTACACAGTGGAGCATAGAGGAGAGTGCAAGCATGCAGAAAGGACAGCTGGAGACTTTACTGGCGGAGATGTGGGGATGGGGCAGAAATAAGGGCTGCACCGATCTCTATCACTCCCACAAGGCAGGTGCTTCAgcagtccctgctcagcagactCCAGCTGCCTGCTCCACAGCGGACGCTGGCATCTTGTGCCGAGTTAACCAACACGCATCACTCTCATGGACTCAGTGAATATAAAGCTACTGTGTCCTGCTCCCCCCACTGAGGAGCTGCTGTTGTGCAGCTCCAGGACAAGGACTACAACTGCCCCCCAACCCTGTGCATGTCCTGGGCCCCAGATCTGCGCCTATGTGTGCCAGCATTCCAGACCCTGACCCCCCACTGCATCAGGTCCACCTGTGTCTTCCAGGGAATGGAAATGTTCTCCAGATAGGCCAGCCAGATGCCAGGACCTCACAGCCACTGTATCTCCATGCACACGCAGACACAAACTTCCTGGCTGCTTGGGGTGTGGCTGCAACTCACAAAGCAAACTAACACCACTGAGGTGTAATCAGTGTCCCAGGGCCAAAACTGCTGTCACTCTGAAAGTGCCCGCACACCAGACCCTCTTCCATGGCTACTCCAAGAGTGCCAGCCCATCAGACACCAGGGCCGCTGCCACCACCCACAGGGTGCCTAAAAGTCAAACTCAGCACTGACATCAACTCTGCCACAATACTCTCCATGGAAAAAAAAGCCATCAGGTGTTCCTCAGCAGTCTTCTCCACTGCTTTGGATACTACAGCCTTGACCATCCTGCTGTCTCTTCCCGATGCCTTCGCTGATGCTGACAGGTGACAGAGCTGCACAGAGAGTTTATCACTGGGCCTTCCCCAGATCCAGAACGGCCACACCCCACGAAGCTGACACCCTTGCACCCACCTGTAGGTGAAGGACTCTCCTGACCAAAAGTACCACAAAGTCTGGAAGAAGTGACCACACCATCAAATGTGCAAACATCAACGCAAGgatgtaagaaacaaaaaatcaaggaaacataaCACCATCAAAGGAATACAGTAATTTATCAGAAAACACACCCAAGGAAATGGAGATATGCGATCTATTggacaaaattcaaaataattgttgtAACAAAGTTTAGtgagctacaagaaaacacaggtaGACGATTCAACAAGatacacaataaacaaaataagctgttcaacaaagatatagaaatcataaaaaggaacaaaatgggTTGGCCAAGGATGCAGTGAGGTGTAGTCACTGGTGGCCACTGGTGGTCTGAGTGGAGTGAGGAGTAGACTCACCTGAGAGTTGCATGTTATAGGCACACCTGCATCCAGATGCCCACAGGTACCTGCCCCCACTGAGGTCACAGACATTGGCAGAGAGGAACAACAGGGTGGAGAGTCACACCACACTTTATACTAGCAATACAGGGGAGTTCCTGGTGTGCCACTCTCCAAAAGGAGGGTCAGATATAAGCACTGAAAACTGAATCAATAGTTGGTAACAGTCCACCTAATCACTGATGGGACTCCTAATGAGGCCACAAGCAGCTGGGAAGACATCAAAATATGAGGAAATGGAGCAGTACTAGATCATAATATATACTTAATACAACACTAAATCCTCTTAATACCACCTACTTTTTAAGAACAAGGATGGCATATAATGTGTGGGAGAGAAGAAGGTTTCTGTCTTTCTATACAGACTATCCTTAATGAACTGGTCTTTGTAGCAGAACTGTTCTACTCATTCTTCGTGTTAGAAAACTTCCCACAGGGCTGCACCAGCACAACCAGCCTGTGCTTTTACAGTCTCTTCTTATCAATTACCAGAGTGATCTATGTGACCTTCCACCACTGGACTTGTATGGGTGGGTATTAAACTCTTCAGGCATAATTAAACCAACCAGAAACAAGATGGTATATGTATTCGTTTTGTCTTAGGTGTCTAGCTCTGAAATATCAACTAGATGGAAATACTGGAGACCCATTTAATTTGCAGCAAAGATGCTTTGCTTTGCTTCTGTTAAAGGATTAGGACTTTGGGAGGCTTAAACTGCAGAAGTTTAGTTTATTGTACTCTTGTACTGCCCTTGTTTTTTGAATATTCCAACTTATAACTGTTGCATCAGAAGAAACATTTCAACAAAGTGTCCTTTGGATATTAACAACTGCAATCATCTGATGACTTTCTTATCCTCTAACTAAAAGTTACTCATTTGAGATGTTGTTTGTTTAGAATCAAGgtcctttatatatttacatgttacAGGTGATGGAAATCATTCCAAAGGGGCTATTTTAGAAtacatgtaggggcacctgggtggctcagtgggttaagtgtctgatttccgctcaggtcatgatactagggtcctgggatcaagccccttatggggctctgtgctcggtggagagtctgcttctctctctccctctgcccctcccctctgcttgtgctcatacgtgctttctctcaaataaataaaatcttaaaaagagagaaagaatacatGTAGAGAAATGCTTTGAACTAGTGTGATATAAACTatacaataaaatggaaatttcataTATTCACAAAAATTCTGAACGGGTAAAAATTAACTTAATCTCTGGtattaaatgtttacattaaaagAAGATGGTGACACTGTCCCATTAAAAAAATGCGGGGAAAAGAGAgtccaagatggcggaggagtaggagaccttagttttgtctggtcccaggaatttggctagatagctatcaaattaTTCTGAATACCTGTGAACTCAACGGGAGacctaagaaaagaattgctgcatgtctacaaatagaaaagcaaccgctttctgaaaggtaggaggtgtggagaagtgaattcaagttgatatatcagaagataaaccacGGGGGTAGGGAGCCTCTGGAAGCCGGCCACTGGAAAGTGATACAGTAGCAGaatgcaaaatcagaacttttagaaggcTGTTCCAGTGAGGtatgtccctgcctgaaaggtgctcaggtagCAAGCAAGGAAGAAtactaggtgggacagtgtggtctcaggatccttggggtcacagaaagaacgggGGTGCCTGAATGCTGCAAAGTTCCCAGACATTGGAGCGAGGAATCCAGCTGCAATCAGGGAGCCCAAGAGTGGGGACTCagctcagtgttgccataaaccatgaactGCCACACAGTAGGGTGACCACTCTCCAAGCAGGGGCTCAGCAAGCGTCAGAGCCCTGGCGAGATCCCTCTTCCGCATGTGCACTGCAGGGGTCtacagggtttggagactcccaGGGTCCCAAACGCTtcgtcacaggctgggtgagccaCGGAGtacggccagagaccagggagccAGGAGTGACtgcctgcttttccctgagggtgcactgaggagtgggggccgTGAGGTTCTGGCTCTGGGcctggagactgggaggccaccattttcgtTATCATCTGCTTAAGCTGcagggaaagccttcagggaacaaaagccataTATAGTAATCCAGAGCCCCTTACTTAGCCGGGCCTCCTGACAAGAGGGATACAATTCCTCCCAGGGCAAAGACAACTGAGCATCAGCgcaagaggcccctcccccagaagatcaacaagaacgTCCcactaagaccaagtttactgatcacacagaactgcaaaactccagcactaggggaaaacagtacatagaattcatggtatttttctcatgattccttagcctttcaattttaatttttttctttttccttttcaactaatttcttattttatcaactctttttttaaagtcttttttaattttcatttttagagttaaCATTCTATTCTTctattgtatttaattatatttttggatatatatgtatttctttctttacagttttgggatgcagtttcatataacaaacacaccaaaatacacacagaatgtAATGTATcgctctgttctcttcacctaattatattctttttctacgtcttctttttttttttttaaagattttatttatttgacagagagaaacacagcgagagagggaatacaagcagggggagtgggagaagaagcaggcttcccgctgagcagggagcccaatacagggctcgatcccagaaccctgggatcatgacctgagccgaaggtagacacttaacaactgagccacccaggcgccccatttttaagtcttttttaattttcatctttacagttacattctattccttcaatgtatttaattttattcttgtatatataagtttttctttcttcataattttgggatgtagtttcttctaataaacagaacaaaatacaccccgGATACAGTGTATGTTtacctgtttatatttttttcttgtctttaattttcatttgtaaagttACACTCTATTCTTTcgctgtatttaattttatttttgtacatacttGTTTTTCGTTCCTTACacttttgggatctagttttctaacaaacagaccaaaatacacacaggatccagtgtactgctctattctgttcacctgattatattctctctcactttttaacgatttttattttttttggtttctggtctcttctgatttctttagtgtatatttctaaggggttgttgttgccattttagtattctGTTCTCTCGTCCATCTATTCTCTGGACAGAACGCCAAGACAGAAAAACttacctcaaaaaagagaacaagaggcaatactgaCTGCCTAGGACCTAATCAGTATCGATATAAGTAAGAtgcggaactagagttcagaaaaaCAGTTATAAAGATACTAGAGGGGCttgaaaaaaagtatagaagacaatagagaatccctttctgaagaaataaaagaactaaaatctagtcaagttgaaataaaaaaagctatCAATGAGATGCCATTAAAAATGCaggttctaggggtgcctgggtggctcagtcggttaagcgtcggccttcagctcaggtcatgatcccagggtcctgggatcaagcgccacgtcaggctccttgctcaatgggagcctgcttccccccctccctttgcctgctgcacCTTCTGTTTGtgcgctctgtcaaataattaaaatctaaaaaaaatggaggctctaactgctaggataaatgaggcagaagagagaattagtgatatagaagacaaaatgatggagaataaagaagctgagaaaaagagagataaacaagtactgaatcacaaggggagaatttgagagataagtgataccataaagtgaaataatattagaataattgggatgccagaagaagaggaaagagaagggtggAGCAGAAGgcatactggagcaaattatagcagagaccttctctaatctagggaaggaaacaggcatcaaagtccaggagacacagagaatacccctcaaaatcaataaaaataggtcaacactttGACATAtaaatagtgaagcttgcaatcctcagagacaaagagaaactcCTGCAAGCatcttgggacaagaggtccataacTTACAAGGGTAGAAAAATTAGGCAGCAAACCCATCCatagagacctgga
This region includes:
- the LOC118533232 gene encoding uncharacterized protein LOC118533232 isoform X3, with protein sequence MAAAARRAPAQGGVTFEDIAVYFSWKEWKLLDEAQRRLYHHVMLENFTLISSLGCCCGAEDEEAPFAQSTLVGVSQTRTPKAAQSCRKTHPCEMCGPVLRDIFHLAAHQGKENSQKLLRCGACGKQFYFSVKFQQQQEQHVGAEPFRSRVDRASVVKTWGFHASGKPFTCGEVQKDFLSGSGHLQQEATHTGENPKEITQCRATLQSRKSHDTWGECKNTFGPKHTHIQDQGVHLGRQSFVCSECGRSFSTHTTLHYHHRVHTGERPYECSECGKSFTRRHRLNMHLKVHSGERPYECSECGKSFICRYELQYHHRSHSGEKPFECSECGKSFTYRSALSYHQRSHRGERPYECSECGKSFTSSSALRYHHRGHTGERPYECSECGKSFRQKHSLSIHQKIHSRGNPYKCNKCGKSFSCSSSFHYHERIHTGERPYECSECGKSFISSTALHYHHRVHTGERPHECHECGKSFSTHSALQYHRRVHTGERPHECSECGKSFTRRNSLNMHLKVHSSERFYECNECGKSFICRYELQYHHRVHSGEKPFECSECEKSFTSRSALSYHQRSHRGERPYECSECGKSFTSSSALRYHHRGHTGERPYECSECGKSFRQKHSLSIHQRIHNGGSPYKCNQCGKSFTFSSSFHYHQRIHTGERPYECSECGKSFISSTALHYHHRVHTGERPHECSECGKSFITRTALSYHHRVHTGERPYECSECGKSFRGKSNLSQHWRVHTRERHGCIMNMQFPYSV
- the LOC118533232 gene encoding uncharacterized protein LOC118533232 isoform X1, coding for MRPVPALPEKAVCRGGSEGGVTFEDIAVYFSWKEWKLLDEAQRRLYHHVMLENFTLISSLGCCCGAEDEEAPFAQSTLVGVSQTRTPKAAQSCRKTHPCEMCGPVLRDIFHLAAHQGKENSQKLLRCGACGKQFYFSVKFQQQQEQHVGAEPFRSRVDRASVVKTWGFHASGKPFTCGEVQKDFLSGSGHLQQEATHTGENPKEITQCRATLQSRKSHDTWGECKNTFGPKHTHIQDQGVHLGRQSFVCSECGRSFSTHTTLHYHHRVHTGERPYECSECGKSFTRRHRLNMHLKVHSGERPYECSECGKSFICRYELQYHHRSHSGEKPFECSECGKSFTYRSALSYHQRSHRGERPYECSECGKSFTSSSALRYHHRGHTGERPYECSECGKSFRQKHSLSIHQKIHSRGNPYKCNKCGKSFSCSSSFHYHERIHTGERPYECSECGKSFISSTALHYHHRVHTGERPHECHECGKSFSTHSALQYHRRVHTGERPHECSECGKSFTRRNSLNMHLKVHSSERFYECNECGKSFICRYELQYHHRVHSGEKPFECSECEKSFTSRSALSYHQRSHRGERPYECSECGKSFTSSSALRYHHRGHTGERPYECSECGKSFRQKHSLSIHQRIHNGGSPYKCNQCGKSFTFSSSFHYHQRIHTGERPYECSECGKSFISSTALHYHHRVHTGERPHECSECGKSFITRTALSYHHRVHTGERPYECSECGKSFRGKSNLSQHWRVHTRERHGCIMNMQFPYSV
- the LOC118533232 gene encoding uncharacterized protein LOC118533232 isoform X4; amino-acid sequence: MCGPVLRDIFHLAAHQGKENSQKLLRCGACGKQFYFSVKFQQQQEQHVGAEPFRSRVDRASVVKTWGFHASGKPFTCGEVQKDFLSGSGHLQQEATHTGENPKEITQCRATLQSRKSHDTWGECKNTFGPKHTHIQDQGVHLGRQSFVCSECGRSFSTHTTLHYHHRVHTGERPYECSECGKSFTRRHRLNMHLKVHSGERPYECSECGKSFICRYELQYHHRSHSGEKPFECSECGKSFTYRSALSYHQRSHRGERPYECSECGKSFTSSSALRYHHRGHTGERPYECSECGKSFRQKHSLSIHQKIHSRGNPYKCNKCGKSFSCSSSFHYHERIHTGERPYECSECGKSFISSTALHYHHRVHTGERPHECHECGKSFSTHSALQYHRRVHTGERPHECSECGKSFTRRNSLNMHLKVHSSERFYECNECGKSFICRYELQYHHRVHSGEKPFECSECEKSFTSRSALSYHQRSHRGERPYECSECGKSFTSSSALRYHHRGHTGERPYECSECGKSFRQKHSLSIHQRIHNGGSPYKCNQCGKSFTFSSSFHYHQRIHTGERPYECSECGKSFISSTALHYHHRVHTGERPHECSECGKSFITRTALSYHHRVHTGERPYECSECGKSFRGKSNLSQHWRVHTRERHGCIMNMQFPYSV